From Loxodonta africana isolate mLoxAfr1 chromosome 16, mLoxAfr1.hap2, whole genome shotgun sequence:
GCAGTCATGGGTCCACGAGGCATAGGTGCTCTGGGATCTGTCATTTGCACTTGAGCCCGCTCTAAAGGCACCGGGCCAACTCCTGGCATTCCAACTTGGGGCTGCATTCCTCCTCCAGGAGTTAAGGAACCAGGACCAGGACCGGGAATAGGAGCTGAGATCGGCCCTGGGGCTGGAATGCCACCTTGGATAGGTGTCTGCATCAGAGGAGGAATGTCCTTCACAGGTCTTCTAGCCAAATGCTGAGGTTGAGGGGCGGGAGGATTCTGCTGGTTCAACAGAACATTAGGGCCTGGGCAgaggccagggccagggccagagACAGACTGAGATTTGCCTGGGATAAGCGGCGTGACATGAATCTTACGATGCAGAATTTTCAGAGCAATCTCTGGATCCATTATTCTCATCACCACTTGTGCCTGCAACAGCGCGTAAGCCAGCTGTGGGTTTTGCAGCAGCATGTTTCGAGCTTCCTGGTGACTGTTTTGGACACAGAGCTTCATCTGCTTCATCAACTCAAACATCTGCTCCGGGGGGAGGCTGGCAACTGCTCTGGTTATTGATTCAGGGGCATCTTCCGGATCGATGGGGTCCCCATAGGGTGAGTCAATGATGGGCGCTGCAGGCCCTAGACTCTTTAACTCCTCCTTATTTTTTTCACTGGCAGCATTGTCCACCCGGAGCGCTCTCCCGCTGAACTCCCGCCCATTAAGGTTCCGCATGGCACTAAGCGCGGTCTCCTGGTCTTGATACTCGCAGAAACCATAACCCTTGGGTTTTCCCGTCTCTCTATCGTACACCAGCCGGAAACTGACAACGGAACCAACCTCAGAGAAAATGTCCTTTAACTGCtcctcagttgcctcatacggAATGTTCCCCACGAACACGGAACGCAGTGATCGATCCATTGCCGGGTCTCTCACCACCAAACTCGACATGATGCCGGTTGTTCACACACAGGATAACCGATTCTTCTACGAGTCGTCCTCCTGCGACCTACACTTCCGGCGAGCAACGGAAATAGCTCTCAAAATCCGGGCAGAAACCTCACTGTGCACTTGAGGCGTTCCGCTTATTCATGGAAGCCGCGCCTCTGCGTTCCACTAATACAGCTAATGCCTTTCCGCCCCTGGTCCTTCGTGCTTCTGTCTACTTATTACTGAAACGCATGATTCCTTTCCCGTCTTTTATCCTGTAGATTGTCCATGGAGCCCCCCTCTTACCAGTATAGGCTTGGTGTGAGTTGACCACAGTAAAGATGGCCGCAGGGACTACGTTATGGTAACAGGGAGAGACCGCCTCCCTTGACGTCAAGGGGGACCGCTAACCGAAAGCTGAATAAGGCAACGTGTGCTTCGTTTGGATGTAAATACGTTCTTGTAACCGTTGCTGCATACCGTAGGGTATTTAAATCATATATAAAAATCTCGTCTCAGATTACGAGGAAAAAGTGTAGTCGTTGCGAAGCACATTTGAGATTTGCCCCTTAGATTAAGTAATAGTTTcttgggaggggggaggggaaggaaaatAACTGCACGTAAATATAAGCCGAACTCGTGTGTCAGCTCTCCCCGTCCCCCATCCTGTTGCTTCAGGTAACGGCTGTTAACGGGTGACTTCCAGATTTTTCTCTTTGCACGCGGGCAGTGGTCATGCTATTCAgagttttaaatatatgtatacacatatatattaatTGACAGTATTAATGACTAATAAAATGTATTGCTGCAGAGTATTAATACATTCATGTAACTATTAtattgataggcatttaggttggttttaatttttttattgttaaactgATGCAATGAGTTCACAACCTGTACTGTGAAGGAGAAAACAGCTAATTTTGTAAGGAGTTTAGTTTTGTAAAGGAGCTGCTGGGACAggggttcagagcttggctgtgaactgaaaggtggtagttcaaacccatctgttgccctgtgggaggaagatgtggaagtctcctccataacgatttacagccttgaaaacactgtggggcagttctgccctgtcctatagagtgctgtgagtcagaataaactcagtGGCAAAGAGTTTGGGGTTTGGATTAGTTTTGCAGGCGGAAGTTGAAACACATTAAATGTGGGTTCCTGTCCCTATTTAAGAGACTATAAGACCGAATGTGGAAAAGGTTAAACTaaaacttggaagaaaggactaggTAAATTGTCCAAGGTCTGGAAGCCAGTAAAAGGCAATCGTCCTGAGCTGTTCTGTGCCATATAGTAGCAACTAGTTCACAGGGCTTTCgagtacttgaaatgtggctagtgtgagtGAGGAATTTAAGTTTTTAGCTTCTTTTTAATTAATGTGAAACTGATACTCCACTTGGCTGTTGGAAAAC
This genomic window contains:
- the CSTF2T gene encoding cleavage stimulation factor subunit 2 tau variant — encoded protein: MSSLVVRDPAMDRSLRSVFVGNIPYEATEEQLKDIFSEVGSVVSFRLVYDRETGKPKGYGFCEYQDQETALSAMRNLNGREFSGRALRVDNAASEKNKEELKSLGPAAPIIDSPYGDPIDPEDAPESITRAVASLPPEQMFELMKQMKLCVQNSHQEARNMLLQNPQLAYALLQAQVVMRIMDPEIALKILHRKIHVTPLIPGKSQSVSGPGPGLCPGPNVLLNQQNPPAPQPQHLARRPVKDIPPLMQTPIQGGIPAPGPISAPIPGPGPGSLTPGGGMQPQVGMPGVGPVPLERAQVQMTDPRAPMPRGPMTAAGLPPRGLLGDAPNDPRGGTLLSVTGEVEPRGYMGPPHQGPPMHHASGHDSRGPSSHDMRGGPIADPRLLIGEPRVPMMDQRGLPMDGRGSRDSRGVETRAMETEVLEARVMERRGMETCTVEARGMEARGMDARGMEIRGPGPSSRGPMTTGLQGPGPISMGASGPQGPRQVPSISGVGNPGAGMQGSGIQGAGMQGAGMQGGGMQGAGMQGAGMQGTGMQGGGMQGTGMQGGGMQGAGKQGGGQPSNFSSAQSQVTPQDQEKAALIMQVLQLTADQIAMLPPEQRQSILILKEQIQKSTGAS